The following is a genomic window from Rana temporaria chromosome 7, aRanTem1.1, whole genome shotgun sequence.
GCGCTGGCGGCGGCTTATCTCTGCTCCTCTCCAATCCGCCCATCGCTCCAACTCTGGTGTGGGTGTCCTGAGTCACACTCGGTGCGGGTAAGTGACGGAGACGGTGGTGCCGAACCTCTTCCAGATGTTTTGGGAATTGTCTCCCTTATACGCCGTCCTGTAACTCGCTCCAGTGCTGACAACTCCGCTGTGACAACCAATTCCATCTGCTGCAAACGGTTCAATCGCACCACGGAGGACAAACTACCCCCTcaattaaaggggaacccctgtCAAAGGTTTAGACTCCTATGTAAAAAGTAAAATCATGACaatattttgtgtttttgttttttgaaggCCGTTCACATCTATGCTACCAAAAGGTCCTGCGCATGTTTCCTGTGGTGCAgttttaattagggttgtcccaataccatcTTTTTAAGatagagtacaagtaccgatactttttttcaagttctcgccgataccgattttttttttcttttttttttttttttttctttcaatgtttgacagatggggactgatgggtggcacttgtggggactgatgggtggcacttgtggggactgatgggtggcacttgtggggactgatgggtggcacttgtgggggactgatgggtggcacttgtgggggactgatgggtggcacttgtgggggactgatgggtggcacttgtgggggactgatgggtggcacttgtgggggactgatgggtggcacttgtgggggactgatgggtggcacttgtgggggactgatgggtggcacttgtgggggactgatgggtggcacttgtgggggactgatgggtggcacttgtgggggactgatgggtggcacttgtgggggactgatgggtggcacttgtgggggactgatgggtggcacttgtgggggactgatgggtggcacttgtgggggactgatgggtggcacttgtgggggactgatgggtggcacttgtgggggactgatgggtggcacttgtgggggactgatgggtggcacttgtgggggactgatgggtggcacttgtgggggactgatgggtggcacttgtgggagactgatgggtggcacttgtgggagactgatgggtggcacttgtGGGAGACTGATGGTGGGTGGCACTTGTGGGAGactgatgggggggggcacttgtgggggactgatgggtggcactcgtgggggactgatggggggggggcactcgtgggggactgatgggtggcactcgtgggggactgatgggtggcactcgtgggggactgatgggtggcactcgtgggggactgatgggtggcactcgtGGGGGACTGATGGGGGGCACTCGTGGGGGACTGATGGGGGGCACTCGTGGGGGACTGATGGGGGGCACTTGTGGGGGACTGATGGGGGGCACTTGTGGGGGACTGATGGGGGGCACTTGTGGGGGACTGAGGGGGGGCACTTGTGGGGGACTGATGGGGGGCACTTGTGGGGGACTGATGGGGGGCACTTGTGGGGGACTGATGGGGGGCACTTGTGGGGGACTGATGGGGGGCACTTGTGGGGGACTGATGGGGGGGACTGATGGGGGGCACTTGTGGGGGACTGATGGGGGGGCACTTGTGGGggactgatgggggggggggggcacttgtgggcacttcaaagtagtccctatactactttggtccgactttgatgcgagttgaggtccatagacctcaagtttacacatgcattccctgaaattgtggcaaaatcgcGCGACTTTCAAGTCGTGGCAGTGCCTTTGGGCCTCCTTGACGCCTTTGGGCCTCCTTGACGCCTTTGGGCCTCCTTGACGCCTTTGGGCCTCCTTGACGCCTTTGGGCCTCCTTGACGCCTTTGGGCCTCCTTGACGCCTTTGGGCCTCCTTGACGCCTTTGGGCCTCCTTGACGCCTTTGGGCCTCCTTGACGCCTTTGGGCCTCCTTGACGCCTTTGGGCCTCCTTGACGCCTTTGGGCCTCCTTGGCatgtatacagttatcagtgctaaaaatatgcactgtcccctgtactaatgacactggctgagaaggggttaacatcaggggcgattaaAGGGTcacctgtgtgcctagccagtgtttttggtgTACTATGAGGTGCTATTACTAGGGAAGTGATGGCTTTTATTTCCTGCCTTGCGGGGAAAGAAAATCCTTTACTTCCCCACTGACtggacagagctctgtcctgtgtgTCTTCCCGATGATCGGCATCTGCTGTGTATAATCGCAGcacggccgggggggggggggtggagtaacccatgttgggggcgtggcctggtcgGAGtctaggctgaggttgccaccCTATTTAATGCAGCCATAGATGTGTTACTTCCAGAGGGTCACCCTTCCTTTCTTGAGCTCTGCCATGTTGTTGCTCGGATATTGATGGATCGATGTGTGAGGGATGTTTATTGATCgatttctctctctctgcagACATGGCTGCCATCCGTAAGAAACTCGTCATCGTTGGAGATGGGGCGTGCGGGAAGACGTGCCTTCTGATAGTGTTTAGTAAAGACCAATTCCCGGAAGTCTACGTCCCCACAGTGTTTGAGAACTATGTGGCCGACATTGAGGTGGACAGTAAACAGGTAGGTGGACGGTTCAGGTTGGGGGGGTGGGTGGAGCTTGCATACGTAGCGCTGTCCAGACAATAATCCTTCTATGACCTCCATACAGGTGGAACTCGCCTTGTGGGACACAGCCGGACAGGAAGACTACGACAGACTGAGACCTCTGTCCTATCCAGACACAGATGTTATATTAATGTGCTTCTCCATCGACAGCCCTGACAGTTTAGGTAAGTGTTGGGCGGCCGCCATAGTGACCCGGGGAATTCTCTGATCTCTGGGGATTTTTAATGGGGGCAAAAAAAACTGCCAGAGAAAAGTAAATGGAAACAAATGTGAAGGTGTCATCTCTAGTGCCCAACCTGGTGTCGGCGTCCATTCTCTGGGAAAATGAAATAAGCATATGGTTGGTCTCTTTCCCCGTCTCTCTCTTTCCCCGTCTCTCTCTTTCCCCGTCTCTCTCTTTCCCCGTCTCTCTCTTTCCCCGTCTCTCTCTTTCCCCGTCTCTCTCTTTCCCCGTCTCTCTCTTTCCCCGTCTCTCTCTTTCCCCGTCTCTCTCTTTCCCCGTCTCTCTCTTTCCCCGTCTCTCTCTTTCCCCGTCTCTCTCTTTCCCCGTCTCTCTCTTTCCCCGTCTCTCTCTTTCCCCGTCTCTCTCTTTCCCCGTCTCTCTCTTTCCCCGTCTCTCTCTTTCCCCGTCTCTCCCCCCATTAATTGTAAGGCAGAAGGGTATAAATTGTATTCACTTTTGTATATATTTACTGTTGGTAACTGgcattaaagcggaactacaAGCTCAGCAGCTTTAAAAATTACATTGCTTACCAccttcaaattattattttttgcaatacaatGTGGCAGCCactttgacatcacttccagaaACTGGCGTAATAAGGACTCAATGTGTCTCATATTTCCTGTTTTGTACCCACATCCTTCCCAGGTCACCAGTCGTGTAACTTCCCCATTGTGGGTCCATTTTGTTACCAGTGGTGACATAATTGTGTCATAGCTGACTGTAGCTGAAGGACCTGGAAACACGGACTCCAAACCTGTCTTGGCCATTCTCACTGCCTAACCTAAAATTGACGGGACTTGTGACTCCTGGTCTACCCTGCCCACTATGACCTCATACCTTGTCCAATGGGTCAGGAGACTCCTGGTTTACTCCACCCACCATGACCTCATACATTTTTTAATGGGCCAGTAGACTCTTGGTCTACCTTGCCTGCCATGACATCATACCTTGTCTAATGGGCCAGGAACCTTCTGGTCTACCTTGCCCGCCATGAAAACATATCTTGTCTAATGGGCCAGTAGACTCCTGGTCTACTTTGCCCGCCATGACATCATGTCTTGTCTAATGGGCCAGTAGACTCCTGGTCTACCTTGCCCGCCATGACATCATACCTGGTCTAATGGGCCAGGAGCTTTCTGGTCTATCCTGCTTGCCATGACGACATACTTTGTCCAACCTCTGTTAGTGAGATTAGCTCTGATGATGATTTTTTATCAATTTCCCCCCCCACAGAAAACATCCCTGAGAAGTGGACTCCGGAAGTAAAACATTTCTGCCCCAATGTGCCCATCATCCTGGTGGGGAACAAGAAGGACCTGCGTAATGACGAGCACACCCGCCGAGAGCTGACAAAGATGAAACAGGTGAGTGAATGTCCCCATAGACAGGACCCCACTTCTGTATAATAAACCTCTGCCCCCAAAAATGTCTTTAAATGGCTCCCTTAATGTGCGATTTACAGAATAAGTTAACGGGGCAACTCTAATGATTCCCAGGCACCCCAGATTTCAGATTGCATTGACCTAAAGGTGTCTTGGATGTAATGTTACGTTTGCTGTTCAATGTTTTCATGAGCGTTACAGGTCCAGATTTAGATTTCTCCCCCGTAGTGACTTTCGGCACCcctcctaagacccctttcacactggggcatttttcaggcgcctgtaaagcacctgaaagaagctgcatctgcaatcccaatgtgaaagccccgagtgctttcacacagaTGCGGTGCGTTGGCAGGGCGTCAAGAaataagtcctgcaagcagcttcgttgcagcgctttaggagtggtgaatagaccgctcctaaagcgccccttcccattgaaatccatgggaATTGCCTGAAAAACGCTTTGGCAGCGGCGCTTTGTggatgcttttaaccctttattcggccactagcgggggttaaaagcatacagcacagtgtacagaCTGGAataatgtgtatatacagtactgcCTGGAATGATGTGAAatgtatggcatatacagggccGCTCtaagacatttgggggccccaagcaaaaaaagATTACCTCTATCCTCCGCCCCGCCTCACACGCACACGCCGGCATATGTTGGTGttcgcacaggggccccagcagggagggcccttgccgcatcactgcgtcctcctgcagtccggtcggccgtgtaccataaccgcgcggtacaggagtttgtttgctgttcccggggccggaccaaaggaagtgaacactccgtgtgtgcacttcctgtcagtccggctgggaacaggaacctgattctcctgtaccgcgctgTTATGGTACACGGCTGACCGGACTGCAGAAGGatgcagcggtgcggcaagggccctcgttgctggggcccctggccagctcgggggccccaggcaaatgcCTGCTTTGCCTGTctggttccgacgggcctgggcATACAGTCCAGGGTACATACTGAAGTGGTATGGAGTATATAGCACAGGATACAGACTGGATTGATGTGGAGTATATAGCATAGGGTAGAACTGGGATATGCAAtttgtggacctccagctgttgcagaactacaattcccatgaggcatagccacaagcatgacactcagaggcatgatgggacttgta
Proteins encoded in this region:
- the RHOA gene encoding transforming protein RhoA, with product MAAIRKKLVIVGDGACGKTCLLIVFSKDQFPEVYVPTVFENYVADIEVDSKQVELALWDTAGQEDYDRLRPLSYPDTDVILMCFSIDSPDSLENIPEKWTPEVKHFCPNVPIILVGNKKDLRNDEHTRRELTKMKQEPVKPEEGRDMANRISAYGYMECSAKTKDGVREVFELATRAALQARRGKKKTTCLLI